The following are from one region of the Romeriopsis navalis LEGE 11480 genome:
- a CDS encoding DUF1815 family protein encodes MFTRLAEQHRQFVKDLVMDLQALAISLENKGYMASCYTCGGQMNSANFMVSLADSHLIRFLVSDYGITWTEMRDDRELMKLEGGEAIAQLQELANLVKYQVQPSEQQVAAMA; translated from the coding sequence ATGTTCACGCGACTTGCAGAACAACATAGACAATTTGTAAAAGACTTGGTGATGGATCTCCAAGCCTTGGCGATATCGCTCGAAAACAAGGGCTACATGGCTTCCTGCTACACCTGTGGTGGGCAAATGAATAGCGCGAACTTTATGGTGAGTCTCGCGGATAGCCATTTGATTCGGTTCTTGGTTTCGGATTACGGCATTACTTGGACCGAAATGCGCGACGATCGCGAACTGATGAAGTTGGAAGGCGGCGAAGCAATTGCACAGCTGCAAGAATTAGCCAATCTGGTCAAATATCAGGTCCAACCTTCGGAACAACAAGTTGCTGCAATGGCTTAA
- a CDS encoding vWA domain-containing protein, with product MNRHKLRQLGALGLLCCTLPIVPTGSSTHATEVARSLPKPPLSNICRGSQQIQTSHPDVRALKYLASKYDVNLPLALPLDAESITQYEFAQALQFVMRRSRRLSQADRATLKRLSQRYNLQQFTARAQRRYSNRVFSSAKPSVSGAAPGSRPAALAPPAVMAPAPMEKALVNQVPAKKPSSGQSAPSAAADRSGITSSRRNPERPQSLVSGRLMPRRERRKDAEYWRRQGQPGNTEGYSAITENPFLQPSSDPLSTFSIDVDTAAYSNMRRFLSRGAMPPKDAIRVEELINYFPYNYSQPRGDQPFSVNTAVVKTPWNPQHKLVRIGLQGKQLEKTPPSNLVFLLDVSGSMNSPNKLPLLKQSMCLLVNQLSAKDNVSIVVYAGSSGVVLPPTPGDQKAKIMSAFERLEAGGSTAGGAGIELAYKQAQKAFIKGGNNRVILATDGDFNVGPSSNAALVRMIEQKRDQGVFLTVLGFGTGNYKDSKMEQLANKGNGNYAYIDTLAEAKKVLVKDLRGTLFTIAKDVKIQVEFNPSKVQAYRLIGYENRALRAQDFNDDKKDAGEIGAGHRVTALYEVVPTGVKGDFKRPSIDPLKYQTVAPATKPANSSDELMQVKLRYKAPDGNTSKLISQPIMDQVNKGDRDLQFSSAVALFGMVLRDSEYKGDAGIADVLQLAQAGRGDDPDGYRSEFIRLVQRYEQIRDRQDN from the coding sequence TTGAACAGACATAAACTGCGCCAGCTCGGCGCGCTGGGATTACTTTGCTGTACGTTGCCGATCGTCCCGACAGGGAGTAGCACCCATGCCACAGAAGTAGCCCGGAGTCTCCCCAAACCGCCATTGAGCAATATTTGCCGGGGTTCCCAACAGATTCAAACCAGCCATCCGGATGTTCGTGCACTGAAATATTTAGCGAGTAAATATGATGTGAATTTACCCCTGGCGTTACCCCTTGATGCGGAGTCGATTACACAGTATGAATTTGCCCAAGCGTTGCAGTTTGTGATGCGGCGTAGTCGGCGACTGAGTCAGGCTGATCGCGCTACCCTGAAACGTTTGAGCCAGCGTTATAATCTCCAGCAATTTACGGCTCGGGCGCAGCGGCGTTATTCAAACCGCGTCTTTAGTAGTGCAAAACCATCTGTTAGTGGCGCTGCTCCAGGCAGTCGGCCAGCCGCTCTGGCCCCACCCGCGGTCATGGCCCCCGCACCGATGGAAAAAGCATTGGTGAATCAAGTACCGGCCAAAAAGCCCAGTAGCGGACAATCCGCACCGAGTGCTGCCGCAGACCGATCGGGTATCACCAGTAGCCGCCGCAATCCGGAACGACCGCAGTCGCTTGTATCGGGACGCCTAATGCCGCGGCGCGAACGCCGGAAGGACGCGGAGTATTGGCGACGTCAAGGCCAACCCGGTAATACTGAAGGCTACAGCGCGATTACCGAGAATCCCTTCCTTCAACCTTCGAGTGATCCACTTTCGACGTTCTCGATCGATGTTGATACTGCTGCCTACAGTAATATGCGTCGTTTTCTGAGTCGGGGTGCAATGCCACCGAAGGACGCAATTCGGGTAGAAGAACTGATTAATTACTTTCCCTATAACTATAGTCAGCCGCGTGGCGATCAGCCCTTTTCCGTCAATACGGCTGTCGTGAAGACGCCCTGGAATCCCCAACATAAGTTAGTTCGGATTGGATTGCAGGGTAAGCAACTAGAGAAAACACCTCCCAGCAACTTGGTCTTTTTGCTTGATGTCTCGGGGTCGATGAACTCACCGAACAAGCTGCCGCTGCTGAAGCAGTCAATGTGTTTACTCGTAAATCAGCTATCGGCGAAAGATAATGTGTCGATCGTCGTTTATGCGGGCAGTTCTGGTGTGGTACTGCCTCCGACCCCAGGGGATCAAAAAGCCAAAATCATGTCGGCGTTTGAACGTTTAGAAGCTGGTGGTTCGACGGCGGGGGGAGCAGGAATTGAGCTGGCTTATAAACAAGCCCAAAAAGCCTTTATTAAAGGTGGCAATAACCGCGTTATTTTGGCAACCGATGGTGACTTTAATGTGGGGCCATCGAGTAATGCCGCCTTGGTGCGGATGATCGAACAAAAGCGTGATCAAGGTGTCTTTTTGACCGTGCTTGGTTTCGGTACCGGGAATTACAAAGATAGCAAGATGGAGCAGTTGGCGAATAAAGGTAATGGCAACTATGCTTACATCGATACGCTTGCCGAAGCGAAGAAAGTGCTGGTCAAAGACCTGCGAGGGACATTATTCACGATCGCCAAAGACGTTAAAATCCAAGTTGAGTTCAACCCGTCGAAAGTCCAGGCTTACCGCTTGATCGGTTACGAAAACCGGGCGCTCCGGGCCCAGGATTTCAATGATGACAAAAAAGACGCAGGAGAAATTGGTGCAGGCCACCGTGTCACGGCGCTGTATGAAGTTGTCCCAACTGGCGTTAAGGGGGACTTCAAGCGACCCTCGATCGACCCACTGAAGTATCAAACAGTTGCGCCAGCCACCAAACCGGCTAACAGCAGCGACGAACTGATGCAGGTCAAACTGCGTTATAAAGCGCCCGACGGCAACACCAGTAAACTGATTTCTCAGCCCATCATGGATCAAGTTAACAAAGGCGATCGCGACCTGCAATTCTCCTCGGCCGTCGCCCTGTTTGGCATGGTGTTACGGGATTCGGAATATAAAGGTGATGCCGGAATTGCGGATGTGTTGCAACTGGCGCAAGCCGGACGTGGGGATGACCCGGATGGCTATCGATCGGAGTTTATTCGCTTGGTCCAACGCTATGAGCAAATCCGCGATCGCCAAGATAACTAA
- the lgt gene encoding prolipoprotein diacylglyceryl transferase, with translation MIQLLISPILAFEFTSPGPILFNLGPLQVRWYGLLISAAVLIGVFLIERLAPRRAISPEVIADLPIWMVPAAVICARIYYVTFQWPQYAQNPEQIIAIWQGGIAIHGAIIGGILAAIGFAKVKQIAFWRIADVVAPAVALGQAIGRWGNFFNSEAYGAPTNLPWKLLIPAAQRPVGMADVAYYHPTFLYESVWNFIVFLGLLWLFKRDRTNPLKSGTIFLIYFLAYSGGRIWIEGLRTDSLMFGEIRVAQLVSAIGITIGAAGLWWLYGKRQPLPDVIKGE, from the coding sequence GTGATACAACTCCTCATTTCACCCATCCTCGCCTTTGAGTTCACTTCACCCGGCCCGATTTTGTTTAATTTGGGTCCACTTCAAGTGCGTTGGTACGGCTTACTCATTTCCGCCGCCGTGTTAATCGGCGTGTTTCTGATCGAGCGCCTCGCCCCAAGACGCGCCATCAGCCCCGAGGTCATTGCCGATTTACCTATTTGGATGGTCCCCGCCGCGGTGATCTGCGCTCGGATTTATTACGTCACTTTTCAGTGGCCGCAATATGCTCAAAATCCCGAACAAATTATCGCTATTTGGCAGGGCGGTATCGCAATTCATGGTGCAATTATTGGGGGCATTCTGGCGGCGATCGGATTTGCCAAGGTGAAACAAATTGCTTTCTGGCGGATTGCGGATGTTGTCGCACCGGCGGTGGCACTAGGCCAAGCGATCGGTCGCTGGGGCAATTTCTTTAACTCCGAAGCCTACGGCGCACCGACCAATTTACCGTGGAAACTCTTGATTCCGGCAGCGCAACGACCCGTCGGCATGGCAGACGTGGCCTATTATCACCCAACCTTTCTCTACGAATCAGTTTGGAATTTTATCGTCTTCCTCGGTTTACTGTGGCTATTCAAACGCGATCGCACCAACCCCTTGAAAAGCGGCACAATTTTTCTCATTTACTTCCTGGCCTATAGCGGCGGTCGCATCTGGATTGAAGGTCTGCGCACCGATAGTCTCATGTTCGGTGAAATTCGTGTGGCGCAACTCGTCAGCGCGATCGGCATTACGATCGGAGCTGCAGGCTTATGGTGGCTCTATGGAAAGCGCCAACCATTACCGGATGTCATCAAAGGCGAATAG
- a CDS encoding ATP-dependent DNA helicase translates to MIEAEVHQQLRNFLRQQGEPYWVHHLTMARLVARALRVGRSALMQTGTHQGHYRLSYLVPLLMWSGPVILVAPQELHQRLMRVEIPRLRQCIAVTKPIEIAAHWPNENFQGLLITTPEVWLRDRLDQTGKFPTEIPVIVDGIDDLETWTREQLTCRIQPPDWESLMLACPDQLDLIRDLRVSLTREIYQHPENPYNCYLLEAPERQQLIHLTQRLQSITPLPTAWAHFIDRLERQESLTWITVNRPQGVFTLHTAPIDLAPALARTWSQQPTVLIGEAIDLDTDANIYRERIGLGDVTCLKFAPDRHDAMIQLYQPEGIPLPNTPQYQEKMLQELRSLLSVNPSGFSVVLTNDTPLKSQLGAILAAEYGSRVQVEQTCLDENGILVCDWEFWQRQQRVLPTPQLLAVTTLPIPSLEHPIVAGHVSYYKKLRQDWFRLYLLPAALATLQRSIAPVRDAQGVVAMLDSRVIFRSYGEQVLTALSPFARLSYFDGDLFLDRYNLR, encoded by the coding sequence GTGATTGAAGCTGAAGTCCACCAGCAATTACGCAATTTTCTGCGCCAGCAGGGCGAACCCTATTGGGTCCATCATCTGACCATGGCCCGGCTCGTCGCGCGGGCCTTGCGAGTGGGCCGCAGCGCGTTGATGCAGACCGGTACACATCAGGGACACTATCGCCTGAGTTATTTAGTGCCTCTACTGATGTGGTCAGGGCCGGTCATCCTCGTGGCCCCACAGGAATTACATCAGCGATTGATGCGGGTGGAGATTCCTCGTCTGCGACAATGCATTGCCGTGACAAAACCGATCGAAATTGCGGCGCATTGGCCCAATGAAAATTTCCAAGGGCTATTGATCACAACACCGGAAGTTTGGCTGCGCGATCGCCTCGATCAAACTGGCAAATTCCCCACCGAAATACCCGTCATTGTGGACGGCATTGATGATCTCGAAACATGGACTCGCGAGCAACTCACCTGCCGCATTCAGCCACCCGATTGGGAAAGTTTGATGCTGGCCTGCCCCGACCAACTCGATTTAATTCGCGATTTGCGGGTCTCGCTGACCCGTGAAATCTATCAGCATCCCGAGAATCCCTATAATTGCTATCTGCTAGAAGCGCCGGAACGTCAGCAGTTGATTCACCTCACGCAGCGGCTCCAAAGTATTACCCCCCTCCCGACAGCCTGGGCGCACTTCATCGATCGACTTGAACGCCAAGAGAGTCTCACTTGGATTACCGTCAATCGTCCTCAAGGTGTTTTCACCCTCCACACCGCACCGATCGATTTAGCCCCGGCGCTGGCCCGTACCTGGTCACAACAACCGACGGTATTAATCGGCGAAGCTATTGACCTCGATACCGATGCCAATATTTACCGGGAGCGCATCGGACTGGGGGATGTGACTTGCCTCAAATTTGCACCGGATCGTCACGACGCCATGATCCAGCTCTATCAGCCGGAGGGCATTCCACTGCCCAATACGCCCCAATATCAAGAGAAAATGCTGCAGGAGTTACGCTCGTTGCTCAGCGTCAACCCCAGCGGCTTCTCCGTAGTCCTGACTAACGACACACCATTAAAAAGCCAACTTGGGGCAATTCTCGCTGCCGAATATGGTTCACGCGTCCAAGTGGAACAAACCTGCCTGGATGAAAACGGCATCCTGGTCTGCGATTGGGAATTTTGGCAGCGGCAGCAGCGCGTCTTACCTACCCCCCAACTTTTAGCTGTGACCACATTACCGATTCCCTCACTGGAGCACCCGATCGTTGCGGGCCACGTTAGTTACTACAAAAAATTACGGCAAGACTGGTTCCGCTTATACCTACTCCCTGCCGCTTTAGCAACGTTACAACGGTCGATCGCACCCGTCCGGGATGCTCAAGGCGTCGTTGCAATGCTGGATAGTCGCGTAATTTTCCGCAGTTATGGGGAGCAGGTGCTCACCGCTTTGAGTCCCTTTGCGCGGCTGAGCTATTTTGACGGCGATCTATTTCTAGATCGTTACAATTTGCGTTAA
- a CDS encoding PAM68 family protein, whose protein sequence is MSDESKKSGKSDSADANLPFEPVSTKKKAPKVPTTAKATKSNPRKAAQQLPRNQRPDAQIPEVVSQRMTRRMAFFSGIPTLLGMATFVVSYFLVKQAGVDLPPSAVLLVSLGFFGLGVVGLSYGLLSASWDEENTGSLIGTEQFGLNFGRLRAGMKEAKQQKKG, encoded by the coding sequence ATGTCTGACGAATCAAAAAAATCTGGAAAAAGTGACTCGGCAGATGCAAATTTGCCCTTTGAACCAGTTTCCACCAAGAAAAAGGCGCCAAAAGTGCCGACAACTGCAAAAGCAACAAAGTCGAACCCCCGCAAAGCTGCTCAACAACTACCCCGGAATCAGCGACCAGACGCGCAAATCCCGGAAGTAGTGAGTCAGCGGATGACTCGTCGGATGGCCTTCTTCTCAGGAATTCCGACGCTGTTGGGTATGGCGACTTTTGTTGTGAGTTATTTTCTGGTGAAACAGGCTGGCGTGGATCTGCCCCCAAGTGCGGTTCTGCTTGTCAGTTTGGGTTTCTTTGGCTTGGGTGTTGTTGGACTTTCCTATGGTCTTCTTTCCGCATCGTGGGATGAAGAAAATACTGGGAGTCTTATTGGCACAGAACAGTTCGGCTTGAATTTTGGTCGCTTACGGGCAGGCATGAAGGAAGCCAAACAACAAAAAAAAGGTTAG
- a CDS encoding DUF2839 domain-containing protein — MGEAKRRKELLGEKYGQDERFVAWLPITKKQSTQFVETTTKGAWLGIGSMVLLWITIRFIGPFFGWWELAG; from the coding sequence ATGGGCGAAGCAAAACGACGCAAGGAACTCCTCGGTGAGAAGTACGGCCAAGATGAGCGGTTTGTCGCTTGGCTACCGATCACCAAAAAACAAAGCACACAGTTTGTTGAAACCACAACAAAGGGCGCCTGGCTGGGTATCGGCAGCATGGTCCTCCTGTGGATCACCATCCGCTTTATTGGGCCGTTCTTTGGCTGGTGGGAGCTTGCAGGATAG
- the ribBA gene encoding bifunctional 3,4-dihydroxy-2-butanone-4-phosphate synthase/GTP cyclohydrolase II — MFDPIEDALADLKLGKAIVVVDDENRENEGDLICAAEFATPEMINFMAVEARGLICLSMTGERLDELDIPLMVTNNTDPNQTAFTVSVDASPKFGVSTGISAEDRSRTIQVILDENTQPADLRRPGHIFPLRAKDGGVLKRAGHTEAAVDLSRLAGLAPAGVICEIQNPDGTMSRLPELIEYAQEQDLKLISIADLISYRLKHERFVEREAVTRLPSQFGQFDVYAYRNRLDDTEHIAIVKGDPATFQDEPIMVRVHSECLTGDALGSMRCDCRGQLQAALKMIEHAGKGVVVYLRQEGRGIGLVNKLKAYSLQDLGMDTVEANEHLGFAADLRDYGVGAQILSDLGVRQLRLITNNPRKIAGLKGYGLEMVDRVPLLIEANPFNSAYLTTKAEKLGHLFMRSSLLTLAVRWQDQPHSLTERYERLEKLRFVARECGLMLKEETRPVASALLGQASLIVTLGTEQSIGDNPNWYANPEHPYHQAVRQLLIYLINWEHVDNLSFLLAGGSDPLSGLQVQIDRTMLPLEQLSTVKPDIWQLQVIYCLSKTVKKRETQKVISQESA, encoded by the coding sequence GTGTTTGATCCGATTGAAGATGCGCTAGCTGATCTCAAGTTAGGCAAAGCTATTGTCGTCGTTGACGATGAAAATCGTGAAAATGAAGGCGATCTGATCTGTGCGGCCGAATTTGCCACACCAGAGATGATCAACTTTATGGCGGTTGAAGCACGTGGCTTAATTTGTTTATCGATGACGGGTGAACGATTGGATGAGTTGGATATTCCGCTCATGGTCACCAATAATACTGACCCCAATCAAACTGCGTTCACAGTCAGTGTCGATGCCTCACCCAAGTTCGGTGTGAGCACAGGGATTTCGGCGGAGGATCGCTCCCGCACGATTCAAGTCATTCTCGATGAGAACACCCAACCCGCCGATTTACGCCGTCCAGGACATATTTTTCCACTGCGAGCGAAAGATGGTGGCGTACTCAAGCGGGCGGGCCATACCGAAGCCGCCGTCGATTTATCTCGCTTAGCAGGGCTGGCGCCAGCTGGGGTGATTTGTGAAATTCAGAATCCTGATGGGACAATGTCACGCTTGCCAGAGCTGATTGAATATGCGCAGGAACAAGATTTAAAGCTGATTAGTATTGCTGATTTAATTAGCTACCGCTTAAAACACGAGCGGTTTGTGGAGCGCGAAGCCGTTACCCGGTTGCCGTCACAGTTTGGCCAATTTGACGTATACGCTTACCGCAATCGCTTAGACGATACCGAGCATATTGCGATCGTCAAAGGTGATCCAGCCACATTCCAGGATGAACCGATCATGGTGCGAGTGCATTCCGAATGTCTCACCGGTGATGCTCTGGGCTCCATGCGCTGTGACTGTCGTGGACAGCTTCAAGCGGCCCTGAAAATGATTGAACATGCCGGCAAAGGCGTTGTCGTCTATCTCCGTCAAGAAGGACGTGGTATCGGTTTAGTCAATAAACTCAAAGCCTACTCCCTCCAAGACCTCGGAATGGATACCGTGGAAGCGAACGAGCACCTCGGGTTTGCTGCTGACCTCCGCGACTATGGCGTTGGAGCCCAAATTCTCAGCGACTTGGGTGTGCGTCAACTCCGGTTGATTACAAATAATCCCCGCAAGATTGCCGGACTCAAAGGCTACGGTTTGGAAATGGTCGATCGCGTACCCTTGCTGATCGAAGCCAATCCATTCAACTCAGCCTATTTAACGACCAAAGCCGAAAAGCTGGGTCATTTGTTCATGCGGAGTTCACTGCTGACTTTAGCGGTGCGGTGGCAGGACCAGCCACATTCGTTAACCGAACGTTATGAGCGACTCGAAAAGTTGCGGTTTGTCGCGCGGGAATGTGGCTTGATGCTCAAGGAAGAAACCCGGCCGGTCGCTTCCGCGTTATTAGGACAAGCATCACTGATTGTGACTCTCGGTACGGAACAATCGATCGGGGACAATCCCAACTGGTATGCCAACCCCGAACACCCCTATCATCAGGCCGTGCGTCAATTGTTGATTTATCTGATCAACTGGGAGCATGTGGATAACCTATCGTTTCTCCTCGCCGGTGGCAGTGATCCATTGAGCGGCTTACAGGTACAGATCGATCGCACAATGTTGCCATTAGAGCAGCTTTCAACCGTCAAACCTGACATTTGGCAGCTGCAGGTCATTTACTGTCTATCCAAAACTGTAAAAAAGCGCGAGACCCAGAAAGTCATTAGCCAGGAAAGTGCTTAG
- a CDS encoding PAS domain-containing sensor histidine kinase, with translation MLNTVTENRPTENRLTENHRPMHLTSRSNPPESKEMLLSRAVEALQDSFIVTDTVGRVKYVNQSTERLFRLVPLAPTNYYISALFTDELALNVVIRRAILSAWQGEVTAKKSTGETFITAITASGVRDESGKVIGISFVVRDITSQKQRELELERSNKLKSDFLAHMSHELRTPLTSILGFSSVLEKQIFGKLNLKQGQYIGQIHRSGQHLLNLINDILDLSKIEAGQMELEIEPTDLRDVCESAIELVSEQARMRDITIDQTALKELQLPADELRLRQVLINLLTNAIKFSEDGGKIGVRTEKIDNMISLCVWDEGIGIPQNQQNRLFQPFQQIPSRHSQNVRSQGKRSNIGTGLGLALSRRLVELHQGYITVESIEAEGSKFTVHLPIAA, from the coding sequence ATGTTGAACACTGTTACTGAAAATCGTCCCACTGAAAATCGTCTCACTGAAAATCATCGTCCGATGCATCTCACATCACGCAGCAATCCACCTGAATCAAAGGAAATGCTGCTCTCTAGGGCCGTTGAAGCTTTACAAGACAGTTTTATCGTCACGGATACTGTCGGTCGCGTAAAGTATGTCAATCAATCGACTGAACGACTGTTTCGACTTGTTCCCCTCGCACCAACCAACTACTATATTTCCGCACTTTTCACCGATGAGCTCGCCTTAAACGTCGTCATCCGCCGGGCTATTCTGAGTGCCTGGCAAGGTGAAGTCACCGCCAAGAAATCGACCGGCGAAACGTTCATCACAGCCATCACGGCCAGCGGTGTCCGAGATGAATCCGGCAAAGTCATCGGCATCTCATTTGTGGTCCGCGACATTACCAGTCAAAAACAACGCGAACTTGAGCTCGAACGATCGAACAAGCTGAAGTCCGATTTCCTGGCCCACATGTCCCATGAGTTGCGCACACCGCTCACTTCAATTCTGGGTTTCTCCTCGGTCCTCGAAAAACAAATCTTCGGTAAGTTAAATTTGAAGCAAGGCCAGTACATTGGCCAAATCCACCGCAGTGGACAGCATTTGCTGAATTTAATTAATGACATCCTCGACCTCTCGAAAATTGAGGCGGGTCAAATGGAATTAGAAATCGAGCCGACGGATTTACGCGACGTTTGCGAAAGTGCCATTGAGTTGGTCAGCGAACAAGCCCGGATGCGGGACATTACAATTGATCAAACGGCCCTCAAAGAGTTACAACTTCCAGCCGATGAACTCCGACTGCGCCAGGTCTTAATTAACCTCCTGACAAATGCGATTAAGTTCTCAGAAGATGGAGGCAAAATCGGCGTACGGACGGAAAAAATCGATAATATGATTTCCCTTTGTGTCTGGGATGAAGGCATTGGGATTCCCCAGAATCAGCAAAATCGATTATTCCAGCCATTCCAGCAAATTCCGAGTCGTCATAGCCAGAATGTCCGTAGTCAAGGCAAGCGCAGCAATATTGGCACTGGACTCGGACTGGCCCTAAGCCGTCGCTTAGTCGAATTACATCAAGGTTATATCACCGTCGAATCGATCGAAGCGGAAGGCAGCAAATTCACAGTCCACCTGCCGATTGCCGCTTAA
- the argC gene encoding N-acetyl-gamma-glutamyl-phosphate reductase has protein sequence MGDLGAVSVGIVGASGYGGVQLVRLILEHPHLKLTYLGGDSSAGKSFGELYPHLAHAVDLKVEKIDVDLIAERAEVVFMGLPNGIACGLAPQLLAKGCKVLDLSADYRFWNLETYEYHYGIKRSDNTVAEMAVYGLPELYRREIQEAQLVGCPGCYPTASLLALAPLLKQGLIVPDTAIVDAKSGTSGAGRTPKVGSLLAEADNSIAPYGVARHRHTPEIEQIGGDLAGREVRIQFTPHLVPMVRGILATVYGTMRDPGLVREDLFTIYNAFYRNAPWVRLLPSGTYPQTKWAYGTNACYISVEVDQRTDRVIVMSVIDNLMKGQASQAIQCLNIMMGWDDMLGLPQLSIYP, from the coding sequence ATGGGTGACTTAGGCGCTGTTTCAGTTGGGATTGTCGGTGCTTCCGGGTACGGTGGTGTGCAGTTGGTGCGCTTGATTTTGGAGCATCCCCATTTGAAGCTGACCTACCTTGGGGGTGATAGCAGTGCTGGAAAATCATTTGGTGAACTATACCCCCATTTAGCCCATGCGGTAGATCTAAAAGTCGAAAAAATCGACGTTGATCTCATTGCTGAGCGGGCGGAAGTTGTGTTCATGGGCTTGCCAAATGGCATTGCCTGCGGTTTAGCGCCCCAACTTTTAGCCAAGGGCTGCAAAGTTTTAGATCTATCGGCGGATTACCGCTTCTGGAACCTTGAGACCTATGAATATCACTATGGGATTAAGCGATCGGATAATACCGTGGCCGAGATGGCGGTTTATGGTTTGCCAGAATTGTATCGGCGCGAAATTCAGGAAGCGCAATTAGTTGGTTGCCCGGGTTGTTATCCGACGGCAAGTTTATTGGCTTTGGCACCGCTACTAAAGCAGGGATTGATTGTGCCGGATACAGCTATTGTGGATGCGAAGTCGGGTACTTCCGGCGCCGGTCGGACGCCAAAAGTGGGCTCCTTGTTAGCGGAAGCCGACAATTCGATCGCCCCCTATGGTGTTGCCCGACATCGACATACTCCAGAAATTGAGCAGATTGGGGGTGATTTGGCGGGACGCGAAGTCCGGATTCAATTTACGCCGCATTTAGTGCCGATGGTGCGCGGCATTTTAGCAACGGTCTATGGCACGATGCGTGATCCTGGCCTGGTGCGGGAAGATTTGTTCACGATTTATAATGCGTTTTATCGCAATGCACCTTGGGTGCGGTTGTTGCCATCGGGGACCTATCCTCAAACGAAGTGGGCCTATGGGACTAATGCTTGTTATATCAGTGTGGAAGTGGATCAGCGCACCGATCGTGTGATTGTCATGTCCGTGATTGATAATTTGATGAAAGGCCAAGCGAGTCAGGCGATTCAGTGTTTGAATATCATGATGGGATGGGATGACATGTTAGGCTTGCCGCAGCTTTCGATCTATCCCTAG
- a CDS encoding alpha/beta fold hydrolase, which yields MWNHHFIEANQVKLHYVEQGEGEPVVLLHGFPEFWYSWRYQIPVLSRHFRVIVPDLRGYNDSDKPLTGYDLETVTNDIRCLIENLGYRCAHVVGHDIGGAIAWNLAQKFPESINRLGILNAPHPQKFMRSLVSNIDQARRSWYMLAFQIPLIPEWLIQMNLREFVLNALREQAVRKGAFTSENARIYEAALKKPGAIVAALNYYRQMFTPGAWIQNLIRTPNLIQSPTLVLWSEEDAFLSRQLVQGLEKMVAAPFSLKLVPECGHWIQQEAPQTVNRELLNFLRSQ from the coding sequence GTGTGGAATCATCACTTCATTGAAGCGAACCAGGTAAAGCTACATTACGTTGAACAAGGAGAAGGAGAGCCCGTCGTCCTCCTCCATGGCTTCCCAGAGTTTTGGTATTCTTGGCGTTATCAAATTCCTGTACTTTCCCGACACTTTCGGGTGATTGTGCCTGACTTACGCGGCTATAACGACTCTGACAAGCCGCTCACCGGCTACGATCTCGAAACTGTCACAAATGATATTCGGTGCTTAATTGAGAATTTGGGCTATCGCTGTGCTCACGTGGTTGGGCATGACATCGGTGGCGCGATCGCCTGGAATCTCGCCCAGAAGTTTCCCGAGTCGATTAATCGACTCGGAATTTTGAATGCGCCTCACCCCCAAAAATTTATGCGATCGCTGGTCAGCAATATCGACCAGGCAAGACGTAGCTGGTACATGTTGGCATTTCAGATTCCCTTGATCCCCGAATGGTTAATCCAAATGAACCTGCGCGAGTTTGTGCTCAATGCACTGCGGGAACAAGCGGTTCGCAAAGGTGCGTTTACCAGTGAAAATGCCCGGATCTACGAAGCGGCCTTGAAAAAACCCGGCGCGATCGTGGCCGCCCTAAATTACTACCGCCAGATGTTTACTCCCGGAGCCTGGATCCAGAATTTAATCCGCACACCCAACTTAATCCAATCACCAACCTTAGTGCTGTGGAGCGAAGAAGACGCATTTCTCAGTCGGCAGCTTGTCCAAGGTCTAGAAAAAATGGTGGCGGCACCTTTCTCTCTAAAGCTTGTACCGGAGTGTGGTCATTGGATTCAACAGGAAGCACCCCAGACTGTAAACCGGGAACTTTTAAATTTTTTACGGAGTCAGTAA